A region from the Hypanus sabinus isolate sHypSab1 chromosome 22, sHypSab1.hap1, whole genome shotgun sequence genome encodes:
- the LOC132379762 gene encoding fibroblast growth factor-binding protein 2-like, whose product MKFMCVVALLLFLLCFTFSPGEGAKGGDGSELLNRLSKKRKGKLLATKGALTTKDDHACTWNVTGDEELVLRISCSYQGGNYSCNYTGRPQSCPTYNSKAFQYWKQVVSKVKRKKHACEGDKILKARVCKKAPTESQMKLQGKSWDMSKRRAKLHLKDAERKRALGKQNAFASESVNSTDTQSEKNWGRSGAPESSKSEDPSALGEMRDDDPDFQEQLSRAYCAEKWHSLCSFFVNLWNG is encoded by the coding sequence ATGAAGTTCATGTGCGTTGTCGCCTTGCTCCTCTTCCTTCTGTGTTTCACCTTTTCCccgggagaaggggcaaagggcgGAGACGGCAGCGAACTGTTAAATCGGCTGAGTAAAAAGCGAAAAGGCAAATTGTTGGCAACCAAAGGTGCGCTGACCACGAAAGACGATCACGCGTGTACCTGGAATGTCACTGGGGACGAAGAGCTGGTACTGCGGATCAGCTGTAGTTACCAAGGCGGAAACTATTCGTGTAACTACACGGGCAGGCCGCAGTCCTGCCCCACTTACAACTCGAAAGCCTTCCAGTACTGGAAACAGGTGGTCAGCAAAGTGAAGAGGAAGAAACACGCCTGCGAGGGAGATAAAATCTTGAAGGCGCGCGTCTGTAAAAAGGCGCCGACAGAGTCTCAAATGAAGCTGCAGGGGAAGAGTTGGGACATGAGCAAGAGGAGGGCCAAGCTTCATTTGAAGGACGCCGAGCGCAAGAGGGCTTTGGGGAAACAGAACGCCTTTGCCTCGGAGAGCGTTAATTCTACCGACACCCAATCTGAAAAGAACTGGGGCAGATCTGGAGCCCCTGAATCCTCAAAGAGCGAGGACCCAAGCGCATTGGGCGAAATGAGAGATGATGACCCCGATTTCCAGGAGCAGCTGTCCCGCGCCTACTGTGCCGAGAAGTGGCATTCGCTTTGCTCGTTTTTTGTCAACTTGTGGAATGGCTAG